A window of Roseobacter fucihabitans genomic DNA:
CGGTGGCCCCGTGCGCGACCGTCGCGGGCTTGATCCGGATGGGGATGGATATGCCTGTGGCTGGGACCCAGCGCCGTTTCGCAGGGCCTCGGGGGGTTAGGGCAGGGTGCGCCAGCATCCATCGCCAAACTTCGGACCACGCCGGGACGGCCTGACCCCCTCCATAGTTGTGCTGCATTACACGGCGATGGCCAGCAGCGCGGCGGCGATTGCGCGGCTTTGTGACCCGAAGGCGCAGGTTTCGTCGCATTATGTTATCTGCAGGCGGGGCGAAGCCGTCCAACTGGTGTCTGAGGCGCAACGCGCCTGGCACGCGGGGGCAGGTGAGTGGCGCGGACAAGGCGACATCAACTCCCGCTCCATCGGAATCGAATTGGATAACGCTGGCGATCATCCTTTCCCGGAGCCGCAAATGGCTGCGCTGGAGACGCTGTTGGCGGATATTTTGTCGCGCTG
This region includes:
- a CDS encoding N-acetylmuramoyl-L-alanine amidase encodes the protein MRQHPSPNFGPRRDGLTPSIVVLHYTAMASSAAAIARLCDPKAQVSSHYVICRRGEAVQLVSEAQRAWHAGAGEWRGQGDINSRSIGIELDNAGDHPFPEPQMAALETLLADILSRWSIPPQNVIGHSDMAPGRKIDPGSRFDWARLARRKLAAQAGGGNRHQHPTAAQLRSLAVRTGYTADVDHTTLLAAIRLRFRPFATGPLEPEDIAVLGHNAPRT